The following coding sequences lie in one Candidatus Nitrospira allomarina genomic window:
- a CDS encoding PRC-barrel domain-containing protein, with product MTTKIRQVLSSSSIVGTTVQNMGREDLGEIKDLMIDLSGGRIAYAVLSFGGFLGMGDKLFAIPWEAFQVVQEEEVLLLNVAKEKLEQAPGFDKDNWPDMADVTWGKSIHAYYGYDPYWD from the coding sequence ATGACCACTAAAATTCGTCAGGTTCTTTCATCAAGTTCTATTGTCGGTACCACGGTCCAGAATATGGGAAGAGAAGACCTGGGAGAGATTAAAGATCTTATGATCGACCTCTCAGGCGGACGCATTGCCTATGCGGTGTTATCGTTCGGCGGATTTTTAGGAATGGGAGATAAACTTTTTGCGATTCCCTGGGAGGCATTTCAGGTCGTACAAGAGGAGGAAGTGTTGTTATTAAATGTGGCAAAGGAAAAGTTGGAACAGGCTCCCGGTTTTGACAAAGATAACTGGCCTGATATGGCGGATGTCACCTGGGGAAAAAGTATCCATGCCTATTATGGTTATGACCCTTATTGGGATTAA